One Spinacia oleracea cultivar Varoflay chromosome 4, BTI_SOV_V1, whole genome shotgun sequence DNA segment encodes these proteins:
- the LOC110801148 gene encoding 40S ribosomal protein S2-3 — MAERGGERGGFGRGFGDRGGRGGDRGRGDRGRGRRRAGRRDEEEKWVPVTKLGRLVRDKRITSVEQIYLHSLPIKEHQIIDELLGNLKDEVMKIMPVQKQTRAGQRTRFKAFVVVGDGNGHVGLGVKCSKEVATAIRGGIILAKLSVIPVRRGFWGNKIGKPHTVPCKVTGKCGSVTVRMVPAPRGAGIVAARVPKKVLQFAGIDDVFTSSRGSTKTLGNFVKATFDCLLKTYSFLTPDLWKETRFTKSPFQEHTDFLSKPTAKVALIEDVDRAEA; from the exons ATGGCAGAAAGAGGCGGAGAGCGAGGTGGATTCGGCCGCGGCTTCGGTGACCGTGGTGGCAGAGGTGGAGACCGTGGAAGAGGAGACCGCGGTCGTGGTCGCCGTCGTGCTGGCCGCCGTGACGAGGAAGAAAAATGGGTGCCAGTCACAAAACTCGGCCGACTCGTGAGAGACAAACGTATCACCTCAGTGGAGCAGATCTACCTCCACTCTCTCCCAATCAAGGAGCATCAAATCATCGATGAACTCCTCGGAAACCTAAAGGATGAGGTGATGAAGATCATGCCTGTTCAGAAGCAAACTAGGGCTGGACAGAGAACCAGGTTCAAGGCTTTCGTTGTCGTCGGTGACGGTAACGGTCACGTCGGTCTCGGCGTTAAGTGCTCCAAAGAAGTTGCGACGGCGATTCGTGGTGGAATCATATTGGCTAAGCTGAGTGTTATTCCGGTGAGGAGAGGTTTCTGGGGGAATAAGATTGGGAAGCCACATACAGTGCCGTGTAAGGTGACCGGTAAATGTGGTTCCGTTACCGTTAGAATGGTGCCTGCTCCTCGTGGTGCTGGTATTGTTGCTGCTAGGGTTCCTAAGAAGGTTCTTCAGTTTGCTGGTATTGATGATGTTTTTACCTCATCTCGTGGGTCTACCAAGACTCTTGGTAACTTTGTTAAG GCAACCTTCGATTGTCTATTGAAGACCTACTCTTTCCTGACCCCCGATCTATGGAAAGAAACCCGCTTCACCAAGTCACCATTCCAGGAGCACACAGACTTCCTCTCCAAGCCAACCGCCAAGGTAGCCTTGATCGAAGATGTTGACAGGGCCGAAGCCTAA
- the LOC110801140 gene encoding F-box protein At3g07870 — protein MDEEEEPAIPVEFNNLPKDIIFDIFSRIPLKTLYQLRCVCHKWLFYLHQNPEFRVFYHQKHKFSPILLFSQQITETPSTRLSACSIDGTKISQISTNFDQSLVSILTCNGILCLISKTNAFLYDPITKRLSNLPTSTRQQRGFGSSSSSTISWAFGFSPFRNVFKILHFYTTEKEFDNFHYCQTQELMCEILTKPGSDLGLDTRGDENWENLGKCPFDVLGRKNYAFVDGKFYWFVGEKKFNPDCVKIMSFDIEIEGFGMNYFPKSCSNRSVECLDLVEIRDCLCLTDRLPWESSMDVWMMGKENEGFANLWEKKYRIDLMGIDHHDVRILGHLIRINGGDCEKKDDGEILMKIGGQSFGFYELGNGVYRNLGSEVNLQEWGLQLMLSRKFLL, from the coding sequence atggatgaagaagaagaaccaGCAATTCCAGTAGAATTCAACAATCTACCAAAAGACATAATCTTCGACATTTTTTCAAGAATCCCACTAAAAACCCTCTATCAACTACGCTGTGTTTGTCATAAATGGCTGTTTTATCTTCATCAAAACCCAGAATTCAGAGTTTTTTACCATCAAAAGCACAAATTCAGCCCAATTTTGCTATTCAGTCAACAAATCACTGAAACCCCATCAACCAGATTGTCTGCTTGTTCAATTGATGGAACAAAAATAAGTCAAATTTCGACCAATTTTGATCAATCATTAGTTTCAATCCTCACATGCAATGGAATCCTCTGTTTAATCTCGAAAACCAACGCATTTTTATATGATCCCATCACCAAGAGGCTCTCCAATCTCCCTACCTCGACCCGACAACAACGCGGGTTCGGGTCATCGTCGTCTTCAACAATCAGCTGGGCATTCGGGTTTTCCCCGTTTCGAAACGTTTTCAAAATTCTGCATTTCTACACCACTGAAAAGGAATTCGACAACTTCCATTACTGTCAAACACAGGAGCTAATGTGCGAGATACTAACAAAACCCGGGTCGGATCTCGGGCTCGATACCCGAGGAGATGAGAATTGGGAGAATCTCGGGAAATGCCCGTTTGATGTTCTGGGTAGGAAGAATTACGCATTTGTTGATGGGAAATTCTACTGGTTTGTAGGGGAGAAGAAATTCAACCCAGATTGTGTGAAGATCATGTCATTTGATATTGAAATCGAGGGTTTTGGGATGAATTATTTCCCCAAATCGTGCTCAAATCGTTCAGTTGAATGCTTGGATTTGGTGGAAATTAGGGATTGTTTGTGTTTAACTGATCGATTGCCTTGGGAATCGAGCATGGATGTTTGGATGATGGGGAAAGAAAATGAGGGTTTTGCTAATTTGTGGGAGAAGAAGTATAGGATTGATCTTATGGGGATTGATCATCATGATGTGAGGATTTTGGGCCATTTGATTAGAATCAACGGTGGTGATTGTGAGAAGAAGGATGATGGGGAGATTTTGATGAAAATTGGGGGgcaaagttttgggttttatGAACTTGGAAATGGGGTTTATAGGAATTTGGGGAGTGAAGttaatttgcaagaatggggTTTGCAATTGATGCTTAGTAGGAAGTTTCTATTATAG